The nucleotide sequence CCTGAAGGTCGGCGGGGCCGAATCCGTCCGCACCGCCGCACACCTGCCACCGGCATTCCGCGGGCTTTTCGGACATCGCCCGCCAGCGGCGGTTCCATACGCGTTGCAGGGACGGTTCGCGCTGTCTCTCCAGGCTGCGCAGAACAACCGGGTAGTGCCGCACCAACGGCCGGGGAAGACCCGAATCCCGGTGTGTGGCCCATTCGTTCACCGGCAGCCATCCTATGAGGTCGCGCCCCAGGATGAATTCGAGTTGGATTTGGGCGTCCAAGGCCGCCAGGCAGGCTTCCCCGTCGGCGATGACGGCTTCGACGGTACTCTCCAATTCAGCGGGGGAACACAGCAGTTCGTGTCGGCCCGGCAGCGGCGGCGAGGCGGCGTCCTCCTTCGTCCACGACGACACCGCGTACCGCTCCGGGTCGCCGCCGATCGACTCCACCTGGATCGCCAGGTAGGCGGGGGTCTCCCGGTCCATCGCGGTGACGGGGACCAGCCCGGCGCGTAACTCCGCCAGCGCGCCGGCCGCGCCGAGCGTCTCCGCGACGGCGTCGTTCCAGGCGCGCATGCGGTCCCCGACGGCGCCGGGGGCCGAACCGGCCAGGTACTCCACGTAGACCGCGAACGGAAACAGGCCGTCGGTACGGGCGTTGGCCTCCGCGAGATGGTCGAACGCCGCCACCGGGTCCTCGCGTCCGGGCGGCAGCCGTTCGAACGAGCCGCGCGCCGCGTGGTGGACGCGGGCGATCGGCACACGGCCCGGCAGAGCACGCAACAGCGCGTGGATTTCCCGTAGTTCGCGGACGCTGAGGGTCGGCTGCACGGGAGATTCCAGGACCAGCCGGTGGAACGCCTCGCTGCTGCGCGCTCCCTGCGCGAGGAAGCTGATCGTGTCGGCCAGGACCAGCAGGCCGCCGCGCAGTTCGTCCAGGA is from Yinghuangia sp. ASG 101 and encodes:
- a CDS encoding VMAP-C domain-containing protein — protein: MVDGTDGTSHWRHVSRLVEALERTRPMSDPELRRQCLEITGERLRVDLLAVVRTSAVSRSQLYDLVKVLDELRGGLLVLADTISFLAQGARSSEAFHRLVLESPVQPTLSVRELREIHALLRALPGRVPIARVHHAARGSFERLPPGREDPVAAFDHLAEANARTDGLFPFAVYVEYLAGSAPGAVGDRMRAWNDAVAETLGAAGALAELRAGLVPVTAMDRETPAYLAIQVESIGGDPERYAVSSWTKEDAASPPLPGRHELLCSPAELESTVEAVIADGEACLAALDAQIQLEFILGRDLIGWLPVNEWATHRDSGLPRPLVRHYPVVLRSLERQREPSLQRVWNRRWRAMSEKPAECRWQVCGGADGFGPADLQDALNEDTDGHVVAVLLLDAPGPPESGVPHVYDVALREGVPAMLWHRCGNNGHALHDLLRDLLEAPEFVRLPGKVHASRAAAPFGDGMALLHDDPGNLYARRRPYGLRPAQGEETAG